The Nicotiana sylvestris chromosome 6, ASM39365v2, whole genome shotgun sequence genomic sequence tgataaggatATGAAGGTTCCTCTTCGAAGTGTGTCTGATCGAGTTTCTTATATAGTACGAGGCAGGGACCCTCTATTGTAGACTTCCTCCAAGTGTCAAtttttggttggtgagttccacctcttcttaGAATATTACCAAGTCAGGGTTCTAATGTGTTAGGTTGTTTTATGAGGACGTAGAGAGCCCCATCCCGACTTctatatattatggttatgcctacttagaggttttgcagacaaTATCCTGTATATAGTTGTGGGTATGACATGTCTACGGCCTAGTCAACCCTTATGTGTATAAACCTTTTTGTAAATTAGCTATTCAAgttatgttttaatattgttacctATATATATGGATGTGGCCTGAAATGGCTcgtgatagatttgataataaacaaggataagatACGTGGTGTTCGGTCGGGTAGGACTTGATATTATAATAGGTATGGATTGATTAgccttttgttatgctaacatcaagtgtagaTCAAAGATGGTTTGATTTCAGTTTCCAAGAGAGCCTGTTTTAGAATTGAAAGGTAATACCGCGTCgccaagaggtaaatttatctcatatctcaaggcaaggaagataatCAGAAAGGACTATATATATCATTGAGTTCGGGTTtaggatgtggaagtagagtcaccaaccattcagtccatccctgtggtgaatAAATTTCCCGATGTTTTCCCCGATGAGCTTTCGAGTCTCCCgctagagcgagaaattgagttttctattgacctactatgAAATACTCACCTAATATCTATTcatccctatagaatggcccccgtagagctgaaagagttgaaagaacaactaaaagacttacttgaaaaaggttttatgaGGCCTAGTACATCACTATGGGGAGCACTTgttttgtttgtgagaaagaaagatggttccttacgaatgtgtattgattataagcAGCTGAATAAAGTGATGATCAAGAATAAGTTCCCGCTCttgagaattgatgatttatttgattagttgcaaggtgccaagtgttttgcAAAGATAGACTTAAGGTGCGGGTAACGttaggtaagggttaaggattaagatattccgaagacagcattcaggactagatatgggcactttgagttttgggttatgttgttcggtctgaccaattccccaacagtattcatggatttgatgaaccgtgtgttcaatCCCTTTTTAAGATCTGTTCGTAATCATATTTATCACCgatatatattggtatattctcgttcagaggctgagcatgcagatcacttgcgtactgtgctcaaagttctacaaaaagggaagttgtatgcaaaattctataaaaattaattctagttgaactctgtagctttccttgggcatatcatttcgggtgaaggcatcctggTGGGTACACAAAAGAGTGAGGCATTGAAGACTTGGCCTAAACCCACAACACCAGCGAAGGTTCGTAGCTTCTCCGTTTGGAAGGTTGTTACAGGAAACTTGTAACGGGATTTTCTTCGCTTCTAAGCACCTTCGACCAAAAAAGTATGTGGTGTCTCGCTTAATGTTCCGGAATAAcctaaggaaatctatgatgcaagtaagttgaagaaagattgcgaataagtataaatagatatgtgtaggtcgcaagctaaagtatggtagagcagtAAGGTTTTAGGAAGATAGGAGGAATGATAAGAAAAAGATGAGTAAAAagatgacgagaatggataagtccttgggaataagttcataagtgagctgatggtttctctaagttataggaggctcagtatagcctaaatgaactcaaaggagtataagactagtaacgtttagaatagatgaaatgtTGCCCTAATAGTGGGATAATGGCGTAATTGTGGTggataaaggatgaagtttgggcctccgAAGAAGGGAATTTCTTGAATTGTAAAAGATTAGGatacccatgtaagttaactcagaagggaactAAGTTTCAATGGACCAATCCTTGCTAACGGAGTTTTGGGGCATTGAAGGACATGTTAACTTTAGCACCGGTTCTACCGCTCCCAGAAGGgcccgatggttatgttatctattgtgacgcttcaggcgttggattgggttgtgacaaaagggAAGAACTACCCGaaccacgatttagagttagccttggtgattcatgcactaaagatgtggaggcactacttgtatggcatttaTGTTGATATCTATGCGGATTATAAGtgcctccagtatatcttcaagaaaaaaaagaattgaatttacatcaaaaaagatggttggagctacttaaagagtatgacgttgatatttcatGCCAACAGGGGAAAGCGAACGTAGTAGCCAACCCCCTCAGCCATacatctatgggtagcctatcatatttacagCTAGAAAAGGGAGAATAACCCATGAGGTTCACTAGCTGGCTAGTCTTGGAGTGCTATTACTAGACACAGGTCATATTGGAATTTctattcaggatacgacaacatcctcgttagtaactgaagtaaacgccagtacgaggatcttgtgttagttcattattgGGATACCATCCCTCAGAAGGAGAAGGCACCatttgaaattatagaagatagggtcctcagatatcaaggaTGATTATGTTTCCCTAATATTGTAGGGCTGCATCGGCAAGTTATAGAAGAAACTCtttattctcgttattctatccatccaggagaaaaaaagatgtatcatgatatcaaggaggtacattggtgggacagaatgaaaaaggatatagaggagtttgttgctcagtgtcctaactgtcaacaggttaagattgagcatcaaaaacccagtggattattgcaggctatggagattccgacttagaaatgggaagtaatcaatatggatttcatcgtaggcttacctcgtacccagcgtaagttcgactcgatatgggtgattgttgataggcttacaaagtaaGCCTATTtttgcccgttagaactacatattccgcagacgattatgcaaggctttatattaaggagatagtctgactgcatggtgtccctgtatctattatctcggataaaAGAGCtgaatttacagctaacttctggaggtccttccaaaagagATTGGgaactcaagtaagtcttagtacaacatttcatccccaggcagacggacaggctgagcgtactattcaaacactggaggatatgttacgagcatgtgtaatagacttcaaaggtatctgggatgatcatcttccgcttattgagtttgcatataataatagttaccattccagtattcatatggctccatacgaagctctttacggacgaaagtgtaggttgcctatagggtggttcgatgttggagaatctgaattacatgggccagacctagttcagcaggccatagaaaaagtaaagcttattcgggatcgactattgacagctcagagtcgttagaagtcatattctgacgtgcggcgaCGAGACTTAGAATTCGGGGTTGATGACTAGGTATTCTTAAAGGTTTCGCCTataaagggtgtgatgaggtttggaaagaaagaaaaacttagcccacggtatattgggccttaaaggatcattcggagagtgggccaagtagcttatgtgTTAGAATTTCCCTTGGAATTGAAATCTGCCCATCCgatttttcatgtatctatgttacgaaagtgcgtTGGCGATCCTACCCAAGTGGTACCCACAAATGATGTATAGATTACAgaagacttatcatacgaggaagttcCGATTTCCATCCTAGaacgacaaatccgcaagctgcggaataaggaggtagcctccgtgaaagtactttggagaaacaacaatgtggaagaaatgacttgggaggctgaggaaaacatgaagtctagatatccctacttatttcctcctccagagaaggatctgactgagacgtcataatcataaggtacgtgtataaattcttgtattagttattgtcattggtcatgtgaggttattgtcgttattcataattatggtcttGTGTGTcattggattattaagcttctacggggagagttggtagtggtgttgttacagaggctaccttgccaaagttatatagatcgcgggaagttgaacattcgaggacgaatatttctaagggggaaggatgttacatctcacgttttcatacgttaaaatctcgttttcagttaactgacgtggactcggggatgagattatcttgaggttaacgtatttacgctatttgtaacaagcgataaataagtgtcataaAGGATAAAggatacacgaattaaagaaaacaagtttcgttgaaagtagtcaatttggaataaaatacgggtcaagcgataatacccgataattatgaactagtatcatgcaaggtaccatatgaccacgatagtataatatataaagtatatatgaagtattttaaaaataaatagaattttaagtaatttgtggtaatttttaaattatgcgggtaattgattaattatcagataatagaacattacccagttaactaatttCTGTTACCCAATTAACgaataagtgggtaaagattatTAATCTTTACCCCACTCTCCACGTGGCATAAGGACACCAATTTAGAAGATGACTCATAACAAATGGTGATCAGGTGTCTACACCTAAACAATAAATAAAGTTTAATTTTATCAAAATAAGACTTGATAACAATTTCATTGTAGAAATAGAAGCTAGAAATCTGATTCCATTCCATTCAAAACATAAATGTGATATAACAATTTAGTATTCAATTCCATTCTAAAGCTAGAAACAGAAGCAACTTCAAAAATGTTGGAACTAAGTAAGCATGTAGATTACATCCATTTTATCCTTGATTCACAAAAACGTTAGAGGCAGAACACAATTTCGCTCcaatttcaaggaatccaagtgtaaatttcgcagaagcagattcgttcaaataattcaagaaacaggtatgttaaggccatcctttctttcttttggcatagtCTGAATTATACTGAAGAAtgagcaaacgcacagtttccataaattactctattcatagagatactagggatgtctatattcttgattccgcatgaaaaatattattatcttttgttcatgggtctcagaataatgaatagttgaaaaagtttatctggaaggaatattgagattattatgtatttttcatgcatttcactcatttatacatgtgcattgacccatgaccagatgtcattatatatacgtatatatgtaaatagatgtatatgggatatgagaaaaaggttacggcattatatacgcaccaccacatgatcagctggtatatgttgatgatgtttcccacagtggccgagatgatataatgggatgcgcTCAGTGGcatgatgatattatgtacacccatacctatacATGGCACGACCTTTATACGCACgtacatgacattataaatatttctattttcatggtttatctatgtcttttacgtactaattttcatgccttacatactcagtacattttttgtactgacaccctatttcacagggcctgcttttcatgcccgcaggtataggtaggcaagctgacggtcccccttcttaggatctcTGATCTGCGGgaattggcgtgctccacttgatccagagctgctttgattttggtacaataagtttgcatatatatatatatatatatatatatatatatatatgtatgtatgtatgtatgtatgtatatatatatgtatgtatgtatgtatgtatatatatatatatatatatatatatatatgtatgtatgtatgtatgtatatatatatatatatatgtatgtatgtatgtatgtatatatatatatgtatgtatgtatgtatatgtatatgggtatgggtatgacgtggctcaatcccgtctttgtacagttatatttctattagaggtctgtagacagtatgtctagttgggctgtacatggccttgtcggctttcagttatggatgtatagttgtctatagtagccttgccGTCTCACCACTGTATCCTGcttgtatatgtacatatgccttgtaGGCAGGTTTATTTCATGTATGTTATTGTCGTAATTCAGTAGATGTTATTcaagttcatatcttagacgcatgcttagagGTGTTTTAcgggtaggactcaggcacccgttgtggcccatcggtttgggtcgtgatagtgcCTAAGGCTAATCTTgtgttggttgtgttgtttgagtgaaaaaaCATAAGATAGCACTTGAAAGAACATGAGATATGGTTGTCTCTTTGGTTGGGATGTTTTGTGGCTAAATATATGGTTTGTGGTGGctgaaaattgtgaaaaataatTGGATAATGTTGTGGCTGCTATTGTTAAGCTTTACTAggtgttaattaagttgattgaaaAAACAATGATGAAAAACAAGTGATTGACGGTAAAAATTAAGGTGCTAGACGTATGGGGCTGTTTTGGAAGGCATTTTTTGGATGTTTTAAGCTAGAAATAATATGTTGCATATAAGTATgatgttctgaaggttgtaaACTAATTTATGAAATAAGAGTTGGATTTAATTCATATCTTGTTATGAGTAAAAACGAGATTGCCGCtcaatatgattgttaagatAATCGGAGAAACTCATATTGGATTGCATTGTTTTTGTTGCTAttgttggttatagttgttgttgttgggttgttgatgacccttagtggtctttgggatgtgttaaaaataggggaggTTCTGCCTGATTTTCCTTAAGCCATACGACTAGCCAAATACGATGGTACGACATTATATGTTAACGGCAATATCATTTCACTTGTTGTAGATGCAAGACATTGTGCCGAGCTTGGTTGAGTAATAAGGAAGATATCATgtaggtatgttaagactatcccttatttctttttggcatgatccaaatgatacaaacgaaacgagcaaacgcacatctttcataaataactctattcatagaagtatgaTAGGTGCATATGCTCTTGAATTCCCATCTATATTATTATtacatcttctgttcatgggtctcagaaaaatacgtaagttgaaaaaagtttatttcatgatattaatcagaggtataatggtcctATGACGTTCCGAGAAGTTTTATTAACGTGCCtccatgcattgcattcatttacatgtgcatttacccatgactcagacggtgttatatatgcttatatatgtatatgggatatgggaaatgtTTACGGCTTTATATacacatcaccacctgatcagctggtatacattgatcaTTTTGCCCACagaggccgagatgatatgatgggatgcccttagaggcttgatgatgatatgtacgcatatacttatgcatgatatgacagttacatgcacatgcatgacattataaatattttatgATTCATAGAGCTACTCAGAGTTATAGGTTGAGTACTTACTCCATATTTCTTTCATGTTTTTTATATACtacttttcattccttacatactcggtacattttttttattgacgtcccttttgctggggatgctgcgtttcatgacCGCAGGTCCTGAAAGATAGGTTGACAGTTCTCCTAGTAGGCTCAGCTTAGCGAAAGgtattggtgcactccacttgctctggAGTTGCCTATTTAATCaatatgatttggacatgtattgactgGTATGGCGGTgccctgtcccaacctttatgatgtttatatactcttagaggcttgtagacatatgtcaggtatATATATACTTGTATGGCCTacgttttgagtttacaaatgattatGTCAGCCTTATaagcccgtatgtcacatgtataagtttctatatcatgttgggtcatcatATGTCTAGTATTCCCCTATGTTTTATTCTGATTATCTCATGACAACCCTTTTAGCCCATTTACCAATGATagtacaataagaaagatatgttatgttggtactcggttgagtaaggtaccgggtgcttgTTGTGGCCCttcgttttgggtcgtgacaaggtacccagcctatatctatcccaccataccgtatggctccgaaaTAGTTGAAGAAGCtaaaggagcagcttgaggagttattGGCAAAGGGGTTTGTCAGACcgagtgtatcaccttggggtggaccagtgttatttgtgaagaagaaagatggaactATGTTGATGTGTATTAATtactgccagttgaacaaagttaccatcaagaacaagtactcgTTTccgcgtattgatgatctatttgaccagttgTAGGGTCCTAAGGTATTTTATAAGATCGGtataccatcagttgaagatccgggactcggatgttccgaagactgtcttccatactagatatggccatttgagtttctagtgatgtcctttgggttgactaacgccccagcgacgtttatggatttgatgaaccgagtgttcaggacttatATTAATTCCTTCattattgtcttcattgatgacatctttaTTTACTCGCGTAGCctggggagcacgagcagcatttgagagtggtgcttcagacattgcgagaacaaaagctatatgttaagttctccaagtgtgagttttgtctagagtttgtggcattcttggggaatgttgtatcaggagagggtattaaggtggatcccaagaagattggggcagttcagagttggccatgtCCCACTTTGGTGACTGAGATCAGGAGTGTcttagggttagcaggttattattgctAGTTTAtgtagggcttttcatctattgcgacacctatgactagattgacccagaaggctGCTCCATTAATTTGGTTCGATgattgtgaggcaagctttcagaatagacaactttgaccacagcaCCAGTTCTAGTGTTGCCTTTCGGTTCGGGGATGTATACAGTTTATTGTGGCACTTCACGCATTgtcttgggttgtgtattgatgaacgagggcgagttattgcatatgcttcacgtcagctaaagattcatgagaagaattaccctatgcacgatttggagttggtcgtgattgttcatgctcttaagatatggaggcattatctataaggggtatcatgtgaggtttatactgataatcgcagcttacaacatttgttcaagtaaagggatcttaatttgagacagcgtagatggcttgagttactgaaggattatgacatcaccatccttatcatccaggcaaggcaaatgtggtcgtggATGCCTTAAATatgaaggcagagagtatgggtagtttggcattcatttcagcagaggagaggccactaggtTTGGATATTTATTCCttagctaacagacttgtgaggttggacatttcagagcccagccgagttctcACATGTGTTGGTGCCCAGTCTTCATTATTTGGGCAGATCAAGGCTCGGCAGTTTAATGATCCGCATTTGGCAGTTTTCAAAGAGTCGGTACTACAGGGTGGTGctaaggaggtttctattggcaagGATGGTGCTCTACGACTCCAGTATCACCTATGTGTTCCTCACGTCGATGGCTTAAgtgagaggattctagaggaggcacacagttcttggtattctattcatccaggggatatgaagatgtatcgtgacctgaggcagcattatt encodes the following:
- the LOC138871725 gene encoding uncharacterized protein, which produces MKAESMGSLAFISAEERPLGLDIYSLANRLVRLDISEPSRVLTCVGAQSSLFGQIKARQFNDPHLAVFKESVLQGGAKEVSIGKDGALRLQYHLCVPHVDGLSERILEEAHSSWYSIHPGDMKMYRDLRQHYWWRRMKKDIVEYMARCLNCQQVKYEH